Proteins found in one Chrysiogenes arsenatis DSM 11915 genomic segment:
- the rplX gene encoding 50S ribosomal protein L24 yields MSQAKVKIKKDDQIIVIAGKDKGKTGRVAKVYPSDKKVVVEGINVVKRHVKASPQTGNDGGIIEKEMALDISNVMYYDADTKKGCRVGFKMQDGSKVRFCKQTGKVID; encoded by the coding sequence ATGTCTCAGGCAAAAGTGAAAATCAAAAAGGACGATCAGATTATTGTAATCGCCGGAAAAGATAAGGGTAAAACTGGCCGCGTTGCCAAAGTCTACCCTTCAGACAAGAAGGTGGTCGTCGAAGGTATTAATGTTGTTAAGCGTCACGTAAAAGCTTCTCCGCAAACCGGCAATGACGGTGGGATTATCGAGAAGGAAATGGCTCTGGATATTTCCAATGTCATGTATTACGACGCGGACACGAAAAAAGGTTGTCGCGTAGGATTTAAGATGCAGGATGGCTCTAAAGTCCGGTTTTGCAAGCAGACCGGTAAAGTCATCGACTAA
- the rplN gene encoding 50S ribosomal protein L14: MIQMQTRLKVADNSGAKELQCIKVLGGSKRRYATLGDIIVCSVKSAIPHGTVKKGAVVKAVIVRTTKEVRRADGSYIKFDENSAVIINKNNEPIGSRIFGVVARELRAKNFMKIVSLAPEVV, from the coding sequence ATGATTCAAATGCAGACTCGGCTGAAAGTGGCAGATAACTCAGGCGCGAAAGAGTTACAGTGTATTAAGGTACTCGGTGGCTCGAAGCGGCGTTATGCCACTCTCGGCGACATTATCGTATGCTCCGTAAAAAGTGCTATTCCGCATGGAACAGTAAAAAAAGGGGCGGTAGTCAAAGCGGTTATCGTTAGAACAACAAAAGAGGTTCGTCGCGCTGATGGATCTTATATTAAGTTTGACGAAAACTCAGCGGTCATTATTAACAAAAACAACGAGCCTATTGGTTCCCGGATTTTCGGGGTAGTAGCTCGTGAGTTGCGCGCGAAAAACTTCATGAAGATTGTTTCGCTTGCACCGGAAGTTGTCTAA
- the rpsQ gene encoding 30S ribosomal protein S17, whose translation MESVSATKKTFVGTVVSDKMDKTVVVSVSSKKKDQKYKKIVSFRKKFKAHDEENQCGEGDTVRIIETRPLSKDKRWNVVEIIEKAK comes from the coding sequence ATGGAATCAGTGTCTGCTACGAAAAAGACCTTCGTAGGAACGGTAGTGAGCGACAAGATGGATAAGACCGTAGTGGTTTCCGTCAGCTCCAAAAAGAAAGATCAGAAGTACAAAAAGATCGTGAGCTTTCGCAAAAAATTTAAAGCTCATGATGAAGAGAACCAGTGTGGCGAAGGCGATACGGTACGGATTATTGAAACCCGTCCGTTGAGCAAAGATAAGCGCTGGAACGTGGTTGAGATTATCGAGAAGGCGAAGTAA